A window from Hemicordylus capensis ecotype Gifberg chromosome 2, rHemCap1.1.pri, whole genome shotgun sequence encodes these proteins:
- the LOC128341733 gene encoding uncharacterized protein LOC128341733, with translation MAPRIRLNIGKPLPTINEALEDILEEKTSNTKGVGNVYMCPHSCSGEDYLQSICQLARPTFPLPLLESKRKAQDTDKLGVLHHSKMVFNLPETPKIMSKCKLTDTLPNLKSLERNCFILDHIKTDSNSKANPLEEMYTKDQKTHQWGRSYGSENTGPVYPQYICYGTHLSIPQEKTIEKQDVVDFPRLLSPRPVQRENSCPELKSLKNHARMPTLKNGPNQNENDPLIVNGKSIWLYAPRENPLDAKILRPSQRGQQTLKGAAFLEREHLKPSLLNPNVKKEMNNREGYMEYFYIDQKATSRHWISEYQCAWKEAKVRACLLPAIAES, from the coding sequence ATGGCTCCCCGGATAAGACTGAACATAGGAAAGCCTCTCCCAACCATAAATGAAGCCCTTGAGGATATTCTAGAAGAAAAAACCAGCAACACAAAAGGGGTTGGAAATGTTTACATGTGCCCACATTCTTGCTCTGGTGAAGACTACCTTCAGTCTATCTGCCAGCTGGCAAGACCCACATTTCCGTTACCACTTCTGGAGAGTAAACGTAAAGCCCAAGACACAGACAAGCTGGGAGTACTGCATCACAGCAAGATGGTCTTCAACTTGCCTGAGACACCAAAAATAATGTCGAAGTGTAAACTAACTGACACTCTTCCTAATCTAAAGTCATTGGAAAGAAATTGCTTTATTCTTGATCATATCAAAACCGACTCCAACTCTAAGGCAAACCCACTAGAAGAGATGTATACAAAAGATCAGAAGACCCATCAGTGGGGACGTTCTTATGGCAGTGAGAACACTGGTCCTGTCTATCCACAGTACATCTGTTATGGTACCCATTTATCTATACCCCAAGAAAAAACTATAGAGAAACAAGATGTAGTTGATTTCCCTAGGCTTCTCTCCCCAAGACCAGTGCAGAGGGAAAACAGCTGCCCAGAGCTAAAGAGTCTCAAAAACCACGCGAGGATGCCGACTCTGAAAAATGGTCCAAATCAAAACGAAAATGACCCCCTCATTGTTAATGGCAAATCAATCTGGCTGTATGCACCCAGAGAAAACCCACTGGATGCCAAGATTTTGAGACCTTCCCAAAGAGGGCAGCAGACTCTGAAGGGAGCAGCATTTCTTGAAAGAGAGCACCTGAAGCCTTCCTTGCTGAATCCCAATGTGAAGAAAGAGATGAACAACAGAGAAGGATATATGGAATACTTCTATATTGATCAAAAAGCTACAAGCCGGCACTGGATTTCAGAATACCAATGTGCTTGGAAAGAGGCAAAGGTGAGAGCCTGCCTTCTCCCTGCTATTGCAGAATCATGA